In the genome of Pelobacter seleniigenes DSM 18267, one region contains:
- the slyA gene encoding transcriptional regulator SlyA, giving the protein MTIPKTEQERFGFLMGRIVRHWRAEINRRLAPHGLTESRWMTLLHLSRLPDPVTQTELACSVGVQGPTLVKTLDWLEGEGLIERRALAADRRAKSIHLQDKAACNLSQIKDAVKGLRAEIFADIDDAELEVCLQVFAKINKKLNTLHGFQ; this is encoded by the coding sequence ATGACTATTCCCAAGACAGAACAGGAACGGTTCGGTTTTTTGATGGGGCGGATCGTGCGCCATTGGCGTGCAGAAATCAATCGCCGCTTGGCCCCCCATGGGCTGACGGAATCGCGCTGGATGACCCTCTTGCACCTCTCCCGGCTGCCCGATCCCGTGACCCAGACAGAGCTGGCCTGCTCCGTCGGAGTCCAGGGGCCGACCCTGGTCAAGACTCTTGACTGGCTGGAGGGCGAAGGGTTGATAGAGCGGCGGGCGCTGGCTGCCGACCGCCGCGCCAAATCCATTCATTTGCAGGATAAAGCGGCCTGCAACCTCAGTCAGATCAAAGATGCGGTCAAAGGTCTGCGGGCTGAAATATTCGCCGATATCGATGATGCGGAGTTGGAGGTCTGTCTCCAGGTTTTTGCCAAGATCAATAAAAAATTAAATACCCTGCACGGCTTTCAATAA
- the pncB gene encoding nicotinate phosphoribosyltransferase, whose translation MHSALEHPLISSLLDTDLYKITMLQAYYHAPEFRSVHVEWKFACRNRNGFNLAALIPAILEQLEHICTLSFNDEELLYLARFSFFKPDFIEFLRIFRLDMRFVHLQADGDDIDLRFRGPLIHVTLLEIYALAIISELHTRINCGGIDLNVARGRLQEKIEFLRNEGDLPGFRFTDFGTRRRASQAWQEEVLTTLVREIPQYLFGTSNLDLARRHKLMPIGTMAHEWFQTWQAVTRLSEAQKAALEGWVREYRGRLGIALTDCYSMDSFCRDFSDPYFGKLYDGLRHDSGSPFEWGEKAITLYEQMGIDPATKTLIFSDSLTFPRMIEIYRYFKGRTKISFGIGTNLTNDVGNRSLDMVIKLVSANGKPVAKISDEPGKSMCEDPSYLKYLASVYDIDLPATV comes from the coding sequence ATGCACTCAGCTCTTGAACATCCTCTTATCAGCAGCCTGCTCGACACCGATCTTTACAAGATCACCATGCTGCAGGCCTATTACCATGCCCCCGAGTTCCGGTCTGTCCACGTGGAGTGGAAGTTTGCCTGCCGCAATCGCAACGGTTTCAATCTGGCCGCCCTGATTCCGGCCATTCTGGAGCAGCTTGAGCATATTTGCACCCTCTCTTTCAATGATGAAGAGCTGCTCTACCTGGCGCGATTTTCTTTTTTTAAGCCGGATTTTATTGAGTTTTTAAGAATTTTTCGGCTCGACATGCGGTTTGTTCATCTGCAGGCCGACGGGGATGATATCGATCTGCGTTTTCGCGGGCCGCTGATTCATGTCACCCTGTTGGAGATCTACGCTCTGGCCATTATCAGTGAGCTGCATACCCGGATCAACTGTGGTGGCATCGATTTGAATGTCGCTCGCGGCCGGTTGCAGGAAAAGATCGAGTTTCTGCGCAATGAAGGCGACCTGCCCGGTTTCCGGTTTACCGATTTCGGCACCAGGCGCAGAGCCAGCCAGGCCTGGCAGGAAGAGGTACTGACAACCCTGGTCCGGGAAATTCCCCAATACCTTTTCGGGACCAGCAATCTTGATCTGGCCCGGCGCCATAAGCTGATGCCCATCGGGACCATGGCCCATGAATGGTTCCAAACCTGGCAGGCCGTGACTCGGTTGAGCGAGGCTCAGAAAGCGGCTTTGGAAGGCTGGGTGCGGGAATACCGTGGCCGGCTGGGGATTGCCCTGACCGATTGTTATTCCATGGATTCCTTCTGCCGCGATTTTTCCGATCCCTATTTTGGCAAACTCTACGACGGGCTGCGGCACGACAGCGGCTCCCCTTTCGAGTGGGGCGAGAAGGCCATTACCCTGTATGAGCAGATGGGGATCGACCCGGCCACCAAGACCCTGATTTTCAGCGACAGCCTGACCTTTCCGCGGATGATCGAGATTTACCGCTATTTCAAGGGGCGGACTAAAATTTCTTTCGGCATCGGCACCAACCTCACCAACGATGTCGGGAACAGGTCTCTGGATATGGTGATCAAGCTGGTCTCGGCCAACGGCAAGCCGGTGGCCAAGATCTCCGATGAACCGGGCAAGAGCATGTGTGAAGATCCGAGTTACTTGAAATATCTGGCCTCGGTTTACGATATTGATCTGCCGGCGACTGTCTGA
- a CDS encoding pyridoxamine 5'-phosphate oxidase family protein has translation MRRSEKQITDKRQIEEILRAGKVCQLAFNAEPAPYIVTLNYGYHGGALYFHSAATGRKMELMTANPMVAFTVAIDLGIVTGKLACNWSNRFQSVVGHGRIHFLKTDVEKRQGLDRIMAQYSDQPFSFLPDSVAATEVYKLEILSMTAKQSRVEA, from the coding sequence GTGCGACGTTCAGAAAAACAAATTACGGATAAGCGGCAGATTGAGGAGATCCTCCGTGCAGGCAAGGTCTGTCAGCTGGCATTCAATGCCGAGCCCGCACCTTATATTGTCACCCTCAACTACGGGTACCATGGCGGTGCGCTTTATTTTCATTCCGCCGCGACCGGGCGCAAAATGGAGTTGATGACAGCCAATCCCATGGTGGCCTTTACCGTGGCCATAGATCTGGGGATCGTGACCGGCAAACTGGCCTGCAACTGGAGCAACCGGTTTCAGTCCGTGGTTGGTCACGGGCGAATTCATTTTCTGAAGACCGATGTGGAGAAACGCCAAGGCCTGGACCGGATCATGGCCCAGTACAGCGATCAACCGTTCAGTTTTTTGCCCGACTCAGTGGCTGCCACCGAGGTCTATAAGCTGGAAATCCTCAGCATGACGGCCAAGCAGTCGCGGGTAGAAGCATGA
- a CDS encoding SIMPL domain-containing protein — protein sequence MKYNYLCALFVLFTLTACVPQPVFYGTGNPQPVPQLVVQADAVVEVIPDQLELRLGVVTQQETAGQALQDNNERMRAVMKQLAEMGIAVNEMQTGQFQIRPEWSVPPRPTPANWQRRIVAYQVSNELQITTTRIDLAGELLGIAQQAGANQIGNLQFSLADPETAQLKAIDLATTKARNKAHTLATAAGVRLGELLSLSLDNSTAFAAPKMMFAEARTAVADTVPVATGKVDIQAAVTAIYRLQNAQPAQ from the coding sequence ATGAAATACAACTATCTGTGTGCTTTGTTCGTCCTCTTTACGCTGACCGCCTGCGTCCCACAGCCCGTTTTCTATGGGACCGGCAATCCGCAACCCGTTCCGCAACTGGTGGTGCAGGCCGATGCCGTCGTCGAAGTGATTCCCGATCAGCTGGAACTGCGGCTGGGGGTGGTGACGCAACAGGAGACTGCCGGACAGGCGTTGCAGGATAATAACGAGCGGATGAGGGCGGTCATGAAACAATTGGCAGAGATGGGGATCGCCGTCAACGAGATGCAGACCGGGCAGTTCCAGATTCGGCCGGAATGGAGTGTCCCACCGCGACCGACTCCGGCCAACTGGCAGCGGCGGATCGTCGCCTATCAGGTCAGTAACGAGCTGCAGATCACCACCACCCGCATCGACCTGGCCGGGGAACTGCTCGGGATAGCGCAACAGGCTGGTGCCAACCAGATCGGCAACCTGCAGTTCTCTCTGGCCGATCCGGAGACTGCGCAGCTCAAGGCGATTGATCTGGCGACGACCAAGGCTCGCAACAAGGCCCACACCCTGGCCACGGCCGCCGGGGTACGCTTGGGTGAACTGCTCTCCTTATCCCTCGATAATTCCACCGCGTTTGCGGCCCCTAAAATGATGTTCGCCGAAGCCCGGACCGCCGTTGCCGATACGGTTCCGGTTGCCACCGGCAAGGTCGACATCCAGGCCGCGGTGACGGCAATTTACCGGCTGCAGAATGCTCAGCCAGCACAATGA
- a CDS encoding dihydrofolate reductase codes for MLISFIVAMARNRVIGRNGQLPWQVPEDLQRFKRLTMGHCLLMGRKTYQSIGRPLPGRRTIVVSRQAGLRLPGCTVANTLRQALTLAEPAEELFICGGAEVFRQTLAWAERIYLTELNLAVAGDSFFPELPEGAFQVLWQEDFRAEIDYRFSILQRPENPLALTQMVKDKL; via the coding sequence TTGCTGATCTCGTTCATCGTGGCGATGGCCCGCAACCGGGTCATTGGGCGGAACGGGCAGCTGCCCTGGCAGGTGCCGGAAGATTTGCAGCGTTTCAAACGACTGACCATGGGGCATTGTCTGCTGATGGGGCGGAAGACTTACCAGTCCATCGGCCGCCCCTTGCCCGGGCGGCGGACTATCGTGGTCAGTCGGCAAGCGGGGCTGAGGTTGCCCGGCTGCACCGTCGCCAACACTCTCAGGCAGGCCTTGACCCTGGCGGAACCGGCCGAGGAGCTGTTTATCTGCGGTGGCGCGGAAGTGTTTCGCCAGACCCTGGCTTGGGCCGAGCGCATTTATTTGACCGAACTGAACCTGGCCGTTGCCGGGGACAGTTTCTTCCCGGAATTGCCGGAGGGAGCCTTTCAAGTGCTTTGGCAAGAGGATTTCCGAGCCGAAATTGATTATCGCTTCTCAATTCTGCAACGGCCGGAAAACCCTTTGGCGTTGACTCAAATGGTAAAGGATAAGCTATGA
- a CDS encoding cadherin-like beta sandwich domain-containing protein, translated as MFSLCLFIWSCGDSDNNKTSNNDKISKAEAVAEISDYFQWPHPDDYNDVWRNPPKKFNDVKTTDEYGKLIEAAYEEGIINADDSGNFNPDSNITYGEAIEIMAEAFKQPEDTIAPYIGGANYTTADSENTLSTADFEAAFSTIKNTFVAPPYALPRQAHAAPRRYVKMYTPTPGATIYYTWCQSSDPTSNDCTEPTTDSAVYTVATKGHINHSLGFFLSEDTDSYITYKAMTVKEGSISSPIQAFTWHLHRLGYSPYNAKLMVQGTENRPTVYQIYNDAESLRPMAYYIEGSREAIVFDALFTQITDDNPNLAQYVRDNLLPVGKKLSLVVGHAHPDHDAQARNFAEAGYDIYANERGWSSRAGYYTEAQQSAIKNVDEGDSFDLGNCTLDVYALPGHQDSLVILQDKENGLIFATDIYGCTRAGSADNVNVAGLKVDRLLSFAQQTYTNYLKNNGRTDMVFTGHDETALADINLHIFEEALQQVIDNGEAACSPTLRGTTNADVTARTTLIGDMWHDGTNWIALIIGGNMGDDYEYLTNTPVNADGATTAVNYNGADGFTHYSVLSNIEIEGGELEGVDVAWADPATFTWAGEEITVENSLPNKFDPWTYSYTIKVPQENSTLTVIPTTMSTKVQSIKLNGEEVGYRSHNTVNVNDGSIITIDVVAPDNETTSSYTFTVAKY; from the coding sequence ATGTTTTCATTATGTCTGTTCATCTGGTCATGCGGAGATAGTGATAATAACAAAACTTCAAACAATGATAAAATTTCTAAAGCCGAAGCCGTTGCAGAAATCTCGGATTATTTCCAATGGCCGCACCCTGATGATTACAATGATGTCTGGAGAAATCCCCCGAAAAAATTCAATGATGTCAAAACAACCGATGAATATGGCAAGCTGATTGAAGCCGCCTATGAAGAAGGCATTATCAATGCAGATGACAGTGGCAACTTCAACCCTGACAGCAATATCACCTACGGGGAAGCTATTGAGATTATGGCTGAAGCCTTCAAACAGCCGGAGGACACCATTGCTCCCTATATAGGCGGTGCAAACTACACCACTGCTGACAGTGAAAATACTTTATCAACAGCGGATTTCGAAGCGGCTTTCAGCACGATTAAAAACACTTTTGTTGCGCCACCCTACGCCCTGCCAAGGCAAGCCCACGCAGCTCCACGCCGCTATGTCAAAATGTACACCCCGACCCCGGGCGCCACCATCTATTATACCTGGTGCCAAAGTTCCGATCCGACCAGTAATGATTGCACTGAACCGACCACTGACAGCGCTGTCTACACAGTTGCAACCAAGGGACATATCAACCATTCTCTTGGATTCTTCCTGTCCGAGGATACCGACAGCTACATTACCTACAAAGCCATGACTGTTAAAGAAGGATCGATCTCCAGCCCGATCCAGGCCTTTACCTGGCACCTTCACCGTCTCGGTTACTCTCCCTATAACGCCAAATTAATGGTGCAAGGGACCGAGAATCGCCCGACCGTATACCAGATTTACAATGACGCTGAATCCTTACGCCCCATGGCTTATTATATCGAAGGGAGCCGCGAAGCCATTGTTTTCGATGCCCTTTTCACCCAGATTACGGATGATAACCCGAACCTGGCCCAGTATGTGAGAGACAACCTTCTTCCTGTTGGTAAAAAACTCAGTCTGGTTGTTGGGCATGCCCACCCCGATCACGATGCCCAGGCCCGCAATTTTGCAGAGGCCGGTTATGATATTTACGCCAATGAGCGAGGCTGGTCGAGTAGAGCAGGTTATTATACCGAAGCCCAACAGTCCGCGATTAAAAATGTCGACGAAGGTGATTCCTTTGACCTGGGTAACTGTACCCTGGACGTCTACGCCCTGCCCGGACACCAAGACAGCTTGGTTATCCTTCAGGATAAGGAGAACGGCCTGATTTTTGCCACGGATATCTACGGCTGTACCCGAGCTGGCTCCGCCGACAATGTCAATGTTGCTGGGCTGAAAGTCGATCGCCTGCTCTCATTTGCCCAGCAAACCTACACCAATTATCTCAAAAACAACGGCAGAACGGATATGGTCTTTACCGGTCATGATGAGACGGCCTTAGCCGATATCAACCTGCATATCTTTGAAGAAGCCTTGCAACAAGTGATTGACAACGGTGAAGCCGCCTGCTCACCAACGCTGCGCGGAACCACCAATGCCGACGTCACCGCCCGGACCACCCTGATTGGCGACATGTGGCATGATGGCACCAACTGGATCGCCCTGATAATCGGTGGGAACATGGGGGATGATTACGAATATTTGACCAACACGCCGGTCAATGCCGACGGTGCCACTACGGCCGTCAATTACAACGGAGCTGACGGATTCACCCATTATTCGGTCCTCTCCAACATCGAAATCGAAGGGGGCGAACTTGAAGGAGTCGACGTCGCCTGGGCCGATCCGGCAACCTTCACTTGGGCCGGAGAGGAAATTACTGTAGAAAACTCCCTGCCAAACAAGTTCGATCCATGGACTTACAGCTACACCATCAAAGTTCCACAAGAGAACAGCACTCTTACAGTTATTCCGACAACCATGTCGACCAAGGTCCAATCTATTAAGCTGAATGGTGAAGAGGTCGGCTACCGCTCACACAACACAGTGAACGTCAACGATGGGAGCATAATCACCATCGATGTAGTTGCTCCGGATAATGAAACCACCAGCAGCTACACGTTTACAGTTGCTAAATATTAA
- a CDS encoding DHA2 family efflux MFS transporter permease subunit, translated as MTEPAAVSHTDRLFERFGPAYRWYVSGTVMLGTISTVLTATIVNVALPDIMGTFGMGQDVASLLSTGFLAAMTGTMLLNAWMVESFGQRATFISAMSLFLLASIMGGLAPGQELLILSRLLQGAAAGILQPLSMQVIFQVFPPEKRGSAMGIYALGVVLAPAFGPTLGGVMVDGFSWRYVFFLCVPPALLGLLLATLFMPGRAAGARIKPFDWIGFGLMSLFLMSLLNGLSNGQRYGWHSDWIVGLLVLALVSACAFLLWELCHPAPMLNLRLFRSRGFAGACLVALIFGAGNYGTAYLVPLFVQTIQGYTPTRSGLLLMPAGLILGLVFPISGRLADKIPAYLMIMVGLGLFALSSFLLTGVDVQSTFWALAGWIMIGRIGLGTMIPSLNAGALRALPAAWIGQGSGTINFVRQLGGAFGVNLLAVLLERRTQLYVAALTATQDGSGAATRSLLQGVGQLLSKAGLPTSQLRGGELNYLGRMIYAQGNLLSYRDSFMLVAAIFMLALLPALLMRQTLGEQRLK; from the coding sequence ATGACTGAGCCGGCGGCAGTCAGTCACACCGACCGGCTGTTTGAGCGTTTTGGGCCAGCGTACCGCTGGTATGTCTCCGGCACGGTCATGCTGGGCACCATTTCCACGGTGCTGACCGCGACCATTGTCAATGTCGCCCTCCCCGATATCATGGGGACCTTCGGGATGGGGCAGGATGTCGCTTCGCTGCTCTCGACCGGGTTTCTGGCCGCCATGACCGGAACCATGTTGCTCAATGCCTGGATGGTCGAGTCCTTCGGCCAGCGCGCCACCTTCATCTCGGCCATGAGCTTGTTCCTGCTGGCATCGATCATGGGCGGACTGGCCCCGGGGCAGGAACTGCTGATCCTGTCCCGGCTGCTGCAGGGGGCTGCGGCCGGCATTCTGCAGCCCCTCTCCATGCAGGTGATCTTTCAGGTCTTTCCACCGGAAAAACGCGGCTCAGCCATGGGGATCTATGCCCTTGGGGTGGTCCTGGCGCCGGCCTTCGGGCCGACCCTGGGTGGGGTTATGGTGGATGGCTTCAGCTGGCGCTACGTATTTTTCCTCTGTGTCCCGCCCGCCCTGCTCGGACTGCTGCTGGCGACGTTGTTCATGCCCGGTCGGGCTGCCGGAGCCCGCATCAAGCCGTTCGACTGGATCGGTTTCGGGCTGATGTCCTTGTTTTTGATGAGCCTGCTCAACGGCCTGTCCAACGGTCAGCGTTACGGCTGGCACTCTGACTGGATCGTCGGCCTGTTGGTGCTGGCCCTGGTCTCGGCCTGCGCTTTTCTGCTCTGGGAACTGTGCCACCCCGCGCCGATGCTCAATTTGCGCCTGTTTCGCTCGCGGGGGTTTGCCGGGGCCTGTCTGGTGGCGCTGATTTTCGGCGCCGGCAATTACGGCACCGCCTACCTGGTGCCCCTGTTTGTCCAGACTATTCAGGGCTATACCCCGACCCGTTCCGGCCTGCTGCTGATGCCGGCCGGACTGATCCTCGGATTGGTGTTTCCCATCTCCGGACGACTGGCGGATAAAATCCCGGCTTATCTCATGATCATGGTCGGACTGGGCCTGTTTGCCCTGTCCTCCTTTCTGCTCACCGGGGTCGATGTGCAGAGTACTTTCTGGGCTCTGGCCGGCTGGATCATGATCGGCCGGATCGGCTTGGGAACCATGATTCCAAGTCTGAACGCGGGAGCGTTAAGGGCTTTGCCCGCTGCTTGGATCGGCCAGGGCTCGGGAACGATCAATTTTGTCCGCCAGTTGGGCGGAGCCTTCGGGGTGAATCTGCTGGCGGTTTTGCTGGAGCGGCGGACCCAGCTGTATGTGGCTGCTTTGACCGCCACCCAGGATGGCAGCGGCGCGGCAACTCGGAGTCTGCTGCAGGGGGTTGGCCAGCTGCTCAGCAAAGCCGGGTTGCCCACCAGCCAGTTGCGCGGCGGAGAGCTGAACTATCTTGGCCGGATGATCTATGCCCAGGGCAACCTGCTGAGCTATCGTGACAGTTTCATGCTGGTGGCGGCGATTTTTATGCTGGCGTTGCTGCCGGCGCTGCTCATGCGGCAGACGCTTGGTGAGCAGAGGTTGAAGTAG
- a CDS encoding NAD(P)/FAD-dependent oxidoreductase, with protein sequence MKHFDVIVVGGGPAGMFAAGFAALQGARVLLLEKNRRCGAKLLITGKGRCNLTCGETDPRKLSEQFGAAGKSLLTALYAFGVEDTIAFFERHGLPTRVERGGRVFPAGGDAAAVQKVLEQFLADSGVELRSGCRVLSLTHHDGQLQSLVTSQGEFSATTFVIATGGLSYPETGCTGDGYAWAAASGHQLVKPQPALVPVFLAEDWTAEMVHFNLKNVRLEVRQQGRKLDERFGEAFFTRNGIGGPIVLDMSAAIGAALEQGPVTLVLDLKPAVDRELFDKRLQRELAAHNNRAFANALGGLLPKDMIPVFIRLSGIDPAKKCHSVSRQERGQLLKLFKELAMTVTGIGDFKKAIVTAGGVALGDIDMRTMRSKKVANLFFAGEMIDLDAPTGGYNLQLCWSTGYLAGTSAAQASFG encoded by the coding sequence ATGAAACACTTTGATGTCATTGTTGTGGGCGGCGGACCGGCCGGGATGTTTGCTGCCGGTTTTGCGGCGTTGCAGGGCGCACGGGTGCTGCTGCTGGAAAAGAACCGGCGTTGCGGAGCTAAGCTGTTGATCACCGGCAAAGGGCGCTGCAATTTGACCTGCGGGGAAACCGATCCACGCAAACTCAGTGAGCAGTTCGGCGCTGCGGGCAAGAGCCTGCTGACCGCGCTCTACGCCTTCGGGGTTGAGGATACCATTGCTTTTTTTGAACGGCATGGTCTGCCGACCAGGGTGGAACGCGGCGGCCGGGTTTTCCCGGCTGGAGGTGACGCTGCTGCGGTGCAGAAGGTCCTGGAACAGTTTCTCGCCGACAGCGGCGTGGAACTGCGGAGCGGCTGTCGGGTTCTCTCCTTAACCCATCACGACGGCCAACTGCAGAGCCTGGTCACCAGCCAGGGGGAGTTCAGCGCCACAACCTTTGTCATTGCCACCGGTGGTCTGTCCTACCCGGAAACCGGTTGTACCGGTGACGGTTACGCTTGGGCTGCGGCCAGCGGACACCAGCTGGTCAAACCGCAACCGGCCCTGGTGCCGGTGTTCCTGGCCGAAGACTGGACTGCGGAGATGGTTCATTTCAACCTGAAGAATGTCCGGCTTGAGGTCCGCCAGCAGGGGCGTAAGCTCGACGAGCGTTTCGGGGAGGCTTTTTTTACCCGCAACGGGATCGGCGGCCCCATCGTCCTGGACATGAGTGCCGCCATCGGTGCCGCCCTGGAGCAGGGGCCGGTCACTTTGGTGCTCGATCTCAAGCCCGCCGTGGACCGGGAGCTGTTTGATAAACGCCTGCAGCGGGAGCTGGCCGCGCATAACAACCGTGCTTTCGCCAATGCCCTGGGCGGGCTGCTGCCCAAGGATATGATCCCGGTTTTTATCCGGCTGTCCGGAATCGATCCGGCAAAAAAATGCCATTCCGTGTCACGGCAGGAACGCGGCCAGTTGCTGAAGCTGTTCAAGGAGTTGGCGATGACGGTGACCGGTATCGGCGATTTCAAAAAAGCCATCGTCACCGCCGGTGGGGTCGCCCTGGGGGATATCGATATGCGGACCATGCGGTCCAAAAAAGTGGCCAATCTGTTTTTTGCCGGGGAGATGATTGACCTGGACGCCCCGACCGGTGGCTACAACCTGCAGCTGTGCTGGTCAACCGGCTATCTGGCCGGCACCTCAGCCGCCCAGGCCTCCTTTGGGTGA
- a CDS encoding nucleoside recognition domain-containing protein translates to MTESSPETFFGLIFTGLRHSFKDALAIAWELFRIIIPISILTRLLQQAGVIDHIGHFIGPLMHLVGLPGEMGLVWATAMVINIYSALIVFASLAPGLGLTMAQVTIITTMILIAHALPVELRIAQKVGTRFRAMLLLRVGGAFLLGWLLHVLYQASGTLQQPSQALWSPPAAGPSWGSWLLAQGQSLVVIFVIIFSLVMLLAILKKCGFSDLMTRLLEPLLTFLGMSREVAPLAIIGMTLGISYGGGLLIREAEAGYLSKKDIFISLALMGLCHSVIEDTLVMLVFGAHLSGILWGRLAFTLLVVFLLARLIRWVPQVVFDRYLVRNIAPRNSDPKGVSCC, encoded by the coding sequence ATGACCGAAAGTTCGCCGGAGACGTTTTTCGGCCTTATCTTCACTGGATTGCGCCATTCCTTTAAAGATGCCCTGGCCATTGCCTGGGAACTGTTCCGGATCATTATCCCCATCAGTATTCTGACCCGTCTGCTTCAGCAGGCCGGAGTGATCGATCATATCGGCCATTTTATCGGCCCGCTGATGCATCTGGTTGGCTTGCCGGGCGAAATGGGGCTGGTCTGGGCGACGGCCATGGTGATCAATATTTATTCGGCCCTGATTGTTTTTGCCTCCCTGGCGCCGGGGCTTGGTCTGACCATGGCTCAGGTGACGATTATCACCACTATGATCCTGATTGCTCATGCTCTGCCCGTTGAGTTGCGCATTGCCCAAAAGGTCGGCACTCGTTTCCGAGCCATGTTGCTGTTGCGGGTTGGCGGCGCTTTCCTGCTCGGCTGGCTGCTGCATGTGCTTTATCAGGCGTCCGGCACCCTGCAGCAACCGAGTCAGGCACTCTGGAGCCCGCCCGCCGCCGGACCATCCTGGGGCTCATGGCTGCTCGCCCAGGGGCAGAGCCTGGTGGTGATCTTTGTGATCATTTTTTCCCTGGTGATGCTGCTGGCGATCCTGAAAAAATGCGGTTTCAGCGATCTGATGACCCGTCTGCTGGAGCCGCTGCTGACCTTTCTCGGCATGAGCCGCGAAGTCGCCCCCCTGGCCATTATCGGCATGACTCTGGGGATCAGCTACGGCGGCGGTTTACTGATCCGCGAAGCGGAAGCGGGCTATCTGTCCAAAAAGGATATTTTCATTTCCCTGGCGCTGATGGGACTCTGCCACAGTGTCATTGAGGACACCCTGGTCATGCTGGTGTTTGGCGCCCATCTCTCGGGCATTCTCTGGGGCCGTTTGGCGTTCACCCTGCTGGTGGTGTTCCTGTTGGCCCGTCTGATCCGGTGGGTTCCGCAGGTTGTTTTTGATCGCTATCTGGTGCGGAACATTGCTCCCAGGAATAGTGATCCGAAAGGGGTCTCCTGTTGCTGA
- a CDS encoding HlyD family secretion protein, which translates to MHQETDFKNTPPNREQPGRTSQRRDGNKGRLLRVKRSVLLAVAGALILCAGGWWLVQQFTHVYVNDARIAADMLVISSRVPGWITGLPVDEGNSEPKGAELVTIDSRDSQLKVQQLEARLAGIAARKEELLARSHMIDRQTASRITARRAAVKEAEADLAVIAAQQDFAQRENRRAEELAPIGGIDRSRLDQTRTSLRALDHKIERAAAALDESRAALAQAESEREEIQVLNQQQAELGPEQDQLQAELASARLDVQDRVLTMPFAGVIDRVFVEEGEYVTPGQRLMMVHNPNRVRVEANVKETDIRYFKLGRAVTITIDSLPGKTFSGLVESVGQAATSEFALLPNPNPSGNFTKIAQRLPVRVSVEQHNGQLKPGMMAELEVSAYD; encoded by the coding sequence TTGCATCAGGAAACCGATTTTAAAAACACGCCTCCGAACCGGGAGCAACCGGGGCGGACTTCGCAGCGCCGAGATGGGAACAAAGGGCGTCTGCTGCGGGTAAAGCGTTCTGTGCTGCTGGCCGTGGCAGGGGCGCTGATTCTGTGCGCCGGCGGCTGGTGGCTGGTCCAGCAATTCACTCATGTCTATGTCAATGACGCACGCATCGCGGCGGACATGTTGGTGATCAGCAGTCGGGTTCCCGGCTGGATTACCGGACTTCCGGTCGATGAAGGGAACAGCGAACCAAAAGGAGCCGAGCTGGTGACCATCGACAGTCGTGACAGTCAGCTCAAGGTTCAGCAGCTGGAAGCCCGCCTGGCGGGGATTGCGGCGCGGAAGGAGGAGCTGTTGGCCCGCAGCCACATGATCGACCGCCAGACGGCCAGCAGGATTACGGCGCGGCGCGCGGCCGTGAAGGAGGCCGAAGCCGACCTTGCCGTCATTGCTGCGCAGCAGGACTTTGCCCAACGGGAAAACCGCCGCGCCGAAGAGCTGGCGCCCATCGGCGGCATCGACCGCTCACGGCTTGATCAGACCAGGACCAGCCTGAGGGCGCTGGACCACAAAATAGAAAGAGCCGCAGCCGCTCTTGATGAGAGCCGGGCGGCGTTGGCCCAGGCTGAATCCGAGCGAGAAGAAATCCAGGTCCTTAACCAGCAGCAGGCTGAGCTGGGTCCTGAGCAAGACCAGCTGCAGGCCGAACTCGCCAGCGCCCGCCTCGATGTACAGGACCGGGTGCTGACCATGCCCTTCGCCGGCGTCATCGACCGGGTGTTTGTCGAAGAGGGCGAGTATGTCACGCCCGGCCAGCGGCTGATGATGGTTCATAATCCGAACCGGGTCAGGGTCGAGGCCAATGTCAAAGAGACCGATATCCGTTATTTCAAGCTTGGCAGGGCGGTAACGATCACCATTGATTCCTTGCCGGGGAAAACTTTTAGTGGTCTGGTCGAGAGCGTCGGTCAGGCCGCGACCAGTGAATTTGCCCTGTTGCCCAATCCCAATCCGAGCGGCAATTTCACCAAGATCGCCCAGCGCCTGCCGGTGCGGGTGAGCGTGGAACAGCACAACGGCCAGCTCAAGCCCGGTATGATGGCGGAACTGGAAGTCAGCGCCTATGACTGA